TCAACGCCTGTTCGAACAGGGCCCGGCCCTGCTCGTGGCCGATCCGCTCGAAGGCGTCGACCACGCCGATCATGTGCTCGTCGGCCTGCCAGAAGTAGTCATCGCGCAGGCGGGTGATGGTGTTCGGCTCGACCTCTTTGTCGATGTCGATCCAGTCACCGAAAATGAACTCGCGCATCTGGCGCCACTGGGTGGCGAAATGGTCACGGCCCGGCGGGATGGGCCGCAGCGGCCGGTCGGGGTGGTCGCGTCGATTGAACTCGACGTCCTCGAGGGAGATCTCTTGACGTTCACCGGTCACGGTCATGAAGTGCGTCCATTCGCAGAGGGCATCAGCGTCGAAGCTATCTCAGGATGCCCGGTTATGTGAACGGTGGTTCCGGCTCGGCCGCGGTTTCGGGTCACAATGGACGACGTGGATGCCGCCTTCCCCGACACCTCGACGTTGGAGCGCGTCCTCGACCTCGCAGCAAATGCGCCGTCGGCGGGTAATGCGCAGCCGTGGCGATGGCTCGTCGGCCGTCGCGGTGTGCAATTGGCCGCCGACTGGCAGCGCCGCCGCGGTGACAGCAGATCCGACCGCGGCGATGTCCTCCTGAGCTGTGGTGCTGTGCTGCACCACTGTGTGGTCGCGCTCGCCGCCGCGGGCTGGGCGAGCCGGGTTCACCGGTTCCCCGAGGCCGAGGTGCTGGCGTCGATCTCGCTCGACCCGCGGCCGGCCGGGGCCGGCAGCCTTGAACTGGCCGAGGCGATTTCGCGTCGTCGCGCGGACCGCCGGCCCTTTCGGGGCACACTGCCTGCCGGCACGATCGAACAGCTCGTCGTCCGCGCGGCGCGGTTCGACGTCGAGGTTTCTGTGGTGCCGACCGCTCGCTGGGCCCGGCTCGGGGAGGCCGAGTATGCGTTGCGGTACGACGACGATGGGGCGCAGCAGCTCGACGAGGAGGCCGCGATGCTGGTGCTGGCGACCGGAACCGACAACGACCTGGCGCGGCTGCGTGCGGGCGAGGCGCTCAGCGACCTGACACTCGCGGCGGCGGCCCTCGGACTGGTGACGTGTCCGCTGACGGAGCCGTTGCGGGATCCGCGCAGCCGGTTGGCGTTGGCGTGCGAGGTTTTCGACGGCGCCGCGTATCCACAGGCGTTGATCCGGCTCGGGCAGCAGTCTGTGGGTGAGCCGCTTCCGCCGCCGGGGCGGCGGCCGGTCGCAGAGACGACCACGTTCGCGCTGGGATAGCGGAGCACGAACGTCTCAGACGGAGACGGTAAAGCCGGCACCGCTGAGGGTGTCCAGAACATCCTGTCGATGGGCCGGACCCCGGGTTTCGACGGTGAGCATCACCTCGACTTCGTTCAGGGCCAGTGTGGGCGTCGTGCGGGAGTGCACGACGTCGAGCACGCTTGCGCCGGTTTCGCTGACCACGCCGAGCAATCGACTGAGCCCGCCGGGGCGGTCAGGAATGGTGACTCGCACCGCCAGATACCGGCCGGCGGCACGTAGACCATGCGTGAGCACATGGGTGAGTACCAGCGGGTCGATGTTGCCGCCGGACAGAACGGCGCACACCGGGCCGTGCAGCTCGAGGTCGAGGGCCGATGTCATCAGCGCCGCGACAGCCGCTGCGCCGGCAGGCTCGACGATCAACTTCGCACGCTCCATGCAGAGCAACAGGGCGCGGGAGAGTGCTTCTTCGCTGACGGTCTGGACCGAGTGGGCGAATTGTTTGACATGCGCATAGGGAACCACCCCCGGCAGCGCGACAGCGATACCGTCGGCCATCGTCTGCATCGACTCCGCGCGCACGGGTTGTCCGGCGGCCAACGAACTGGGCCAAGCGGCAGCACTCGCGGACTGGACCCCGATCACTTGGACCTGAGGCGCCAAATAGTTCGCGGCTGAGGCTATTCCGGCGAGCAGGCCGCCTCCGCCGGTCGGCACGACGATGGTCGCGACATCCGGGATCTGTTCGATGATCTCCAATCCGACGGTGCCTTGGCCGGCGACCACGTCGGCATGGTCGAAGGGGTGGATCAAGACTGCTCCGTGGTGTTCGGCGTACTCGCGGGCAGCGACCAGGGCGTCGTCGATCGTCTCGCCGGCCAGGTGGACTTGCGCGCCGTAAGCCTTGGTGGCCACCAGCTTTGGCAGCGCGACGTTGACCGGCATGAAGACTGTCGACGCGATCCCGAGCTCTGTCGCGGCCCATGCGACTCCCTGCGCGTGGTTGCCGGCGCTGGCGGCGACGACGCCGCGCTCCCGTTCGTCGCGGGATAGGTTCGCGATCCGGTTGTATGCCCCCCGCGGTTTGAACGAGCCTGTGCGTTGCAGGTTTTCGCACTTGAAGTACACCTGTTGGCCGATTCGCTCCGACAGCACGCGCGAGGCGATGACCGGCGTGCGTCGAACCACCGGACCCAGACGTTCAGCGGCCGCCGCTATCTGTTCCCTCGAAATCAGCTGCGTCACTTCACCTCTTGTCTGGGCGCCGGTTGATCGCGTCGAGCAACCGATGTTCGGCATCTTCGCCCGGCTCGATCCCCGCCGGGATGCGCAGCAGGAAGACTACGCCGAGCAGCCACCAGGCACCGAACAAGATCCACGGTTGAGGGTCGAGGAACGCGGGCATCCCCGGCAGGTAGAGGCTCAGCAGCCCGACGCAGAGCACGACGGCCGCGCCGCCGATCACCAAACCCGCTTTCCCGCGTCCGCCGACCCGCAGCGGCCGGTCCATCTGCGGTTCGCGTCGGCGCAGGATCAAGAAGACGATGGATACCAACAGATAAGCGACGACGATGCTCGGCGACCCGGAGTCGACGAGCCACCCAAGCATCGCCTCACCCAGGAACGGGGCGAGGACGGACAGCCCGCCGATGAACAGCAGCGCGTTGATCGGGGTGCGGAACCGGGGATGCAACTTACCGAACCAGGCCGGCAGCATGCCCGAGCGCGCCATCGAGTACATCAACCGGGAGGCGCCGAGTAGCAACGAGTTCCACGACGTGAGGATTCCGGCGATCCCTCCGGCGATCAACACCTTGGCCATGAAGTCGTTGCCGAACAGCACTCCGAAGGCGTCCGCGGTGGCGATGTCCATCTCGGCCAGTTCGCCGGCGGGCATCGACGATGCGGTGGCCACGATCGTGATGAGGTAGAAGATGGTCGCGAGGATCACCGCGATGACAACAAGGCGCCCGACCTGACGGGCGGGGACGTTCACCTCTTCTGCGGACTGCGGAATGACGTCGAATCCGACGAAGAGGAACGGCACCACGACGAGCACCGCGAAGAATCCTGCCGTTCCGCCTGTCACGAACGGCTGCATGTTCTCGGTTGATCCGCCGGTGAAGGAGCCGACGACCAGCATCAGCGCGATGACCAACAGCAGCACGACGACGAATGTCTGTGCCACGCTGGCCATTTTGACGCCCAGGATGTTGATGGTGGTGATGACGACCGCTGCGATCGCGCCGACCAGCGCCCACGTCAGATACACCTCGCTTCCCGCGACGTCCCACAACCGAACCTGATTGAGACCAGGGAAGAGGTACAACGCTGTTCGGGGCAGGGCCACGGCCTCGAACGCCACGATGGTCACATAGCCGCCGACAATCCCCCAGGACCCGATGAACGACCAGCGCGGCCCCATGCCACGAAGCAGGAAATTGTGTTCTCCGCCCGCCTTGGGGATGGCGGCAGTGAGTTCGGCGTAGGTCAGGCCGACCATCGCCATGATGACGCCGCCGGCGGTCATAGCCAGCACGGCTCCGAGGGTGCCTGCAGAGCCGATCCAGTCGCCGGTGAGCACCACCCAGCCGAAGCCGATCATCGCGCCGAAGCCGAGGGCCAGCACGTCCCAGTTGCCGAGGACCTTCAGCAGAGACGTGTCCTCAGGCTTTTCGACCGTTCTTCCCATACGAACGCCTTCCTGACTCTCGAAGGGGCTAGGGCGAGGGATGAGATCAAGCTAGCCGCTGCGGTCACAGTCGGTCTGCTGAATGGTTTCCGCGTTACCCGCAGCGCGCCCGGTGAGTTCTCGGCTTCAGGCCGGTCCAAGTTCGTGACACCTGCTGAAAGGACACCGACATGGCGGAGCTTCTGGTCGACTTCATCACCTCCCTCGACGGTTACGCCTCGGGCGAGGGATGGCCGGGTTTCTGGGGCCACGAGGGGCCGGAGTACCTCGCATGGCTTGGCGAGCAACCGGAGGTCACCTACTTGATGGGGGCCAATACCTACCGCCTGATGTCGGGCTTCGCCGCCGGGGAGGTTCCGAATGGCCAAGACGAGTTCAGGCCCGAAGAGGAGGAATCCGTTGACGAGCTCACGCAAGCCCCCAAGGTGGTGTTCTCGTCGACCCTCGAGGAACCGCTGACGTGGGCCAATTCGACGCTCGTCCGCGACGACGCCGTCGAGGCGGTCCGCGCCATGAAGTCGAGTGGCTCGGGGCTGCTCAGCACTATCGGAAGCCTGAGTCTGTGCCGGTCCCTGCTGCGAGCAGGACTGGTTGACCGCTTCCGGGTCGTGATGTTTCCGGTGATCACCGGAGCGACGGGCGCAGAGCGCATCTACGACGGCTATCCAGACGTCGCCCTCGACATGATCGAGCACCGCACCTTCGACGGCCGCATCCAGTTGGTCGAGTACCAGCCTCGAGTGCTTGAGCATCCGCCGCTCGGCGCGCCCGCGTGAAGTCGCCTGTCTCGGGGATCTAGGAACCTACAGCGCAAGTGACTTGATCGTGGCCTCGATTTCATCGAGGGCGGGTGCTACGTCGGTGTTCCATGCCTGTTCGATCTCTTCGCCGAAGTTGGGGTCCTCTGCGGCAACATCAATGTTTTCCGTGAGGCGACTAACGCCAGCGCGGAAGGCGCCCAAGGCCGGGCTCAATTCAGTTCGGATGTCGAGGATTTCGGAGGTAGAGGCGTACGGGAACAACGGAAGGCGGTCGAACAGTCCATCCGCCATCAATGCATGTTGACCAAGCCGTTTCGCAACTGGCGTTCGCGTGAATATGCCCATCTCCAAGCCACCTGACACGATGCTGCTGGCGTTCGCGTCGAACAGAGGATATTCGTTACGCGTGTCGAAAAGCTTCTGAATCCGATCTAAATACCCGAGCACCATCGTGTCATCGCCATCGCTGATCGCAGACACATCGACGCCGGCCATGCGCTCGATGCTAAGAATCCCCGCATCCACTGCTAATTGAAGTTGATCGAAGCCTGTTTGCGCGTTCAGCGCGTGGGCTTGTTTGCGCAGTTTGTCGCTGATTGGGCTGAACTGCTTACTGGCTTCCACGACGACAAGTTCGTACTCACGTTGTTCACGTGCACTCCACTGCGCCCGAGGGGGCAGATTGTCGATTGTGCGCTTGAAGGCGAGCAGCTCCTTCGCTGCGTCAGGAAAGTATTTGGGCGCGACCTTGGCGAGTTCGAGAAGCAAATCAACACCCACGCGGTTCCCCACATCGTCCGCCGACTGCATCAACGCAACCGACGGACTTACCAGTGTCACCTTATCGGCATACAATAGAGCGGCATGGGTCTGCTGAACGGCAACACTAATCACATCGTTGAGTGAGACTTCTGAATTCCTCTGTCCTATAACAGCATTGACCACTGTCATGTTCAGCTCGGTCTTGCGCTCATCCCGTCGGACTCTGCGAATGCGCTTGGCGTCAGCCTTCTTTCGGAGCTTCGCCGCCCGCAGTTCCCGTCTCTCACGGCCCATCGAGCTTTGCTCCTTCCAGGAAAGCAACCGCTACTACGGACTACTAGCCATCCCCGCACATCAGGCTAGAACACGTCGTCGCCACGCGTTGCGGGGCCGAACGCCCCGAGGATCGACGTTCGTCGCCTTGTCCAGGCGAATCGCTCCCGACTGGCACTACTGAACGACTGATTCCCGCATCATATGCACGGCTGCGGCTCCACGAGAGCCTGCCACGCCTTTCGCGTGCTTGCACTCCCACTGGACACCTCGACCACCCCTCCTCGGCTTTCCTGCGTGATCCCGGACGACGGGCGGCTCCACATCATCTAACTCTGTGTGGCCCTTCGGGAGGATACGACGATTTGACGAGCTACCGGGACATCGCCTCCGCGGACCACCTCTCCAGTCCGAGCGCATCTGGGATTGGCCCATACAGCTAAGCGAATCCGCTATCTTTCGTTGAGCGCATCCCTCGCCGATACAGCGCGCCGCCCCGTGTAGACGTTTGCGCAAGACCGCCTAGGAGCTGTAATGCATCTCAACTACGGTATGCACAAGGAAAAAAGCGACTCCTTCTTTGAGTCGCCTGCGCTATCCTTCCGGTCCCAAGAGGATCTGCATTCGCTGTTCGACCTCCTGCTGGACACGGAAGCTGGCTTCACCCTAGTGGTAGGCGCTGGAGTATCACTCGATGCGGGACTGCCGAGTTGGGGGCAGCTCATTGCGAACATGGTTAACTCATCTCAGTTTGAGGATCGTTGGCGAGAAGCGGCCGTACTGGACGACGCCGATTTAATCCGTAAGGCTGAGACCGTCTTACAGATGATCCTTGCCAAGCGCGCATCAACTCGTAGCCAGATTGTCCGTGACGCCCTTTATACTGATCGCGGCGGTAACGACAGGCCGATCACCCCCGGCCGTCTCGCAGATGCGATCGCACGGTTCTTCCTCATGCTCAAACAGATGGGCAAGGCCGTAGGGCTCGTCACGACAAATTACGACACCGTCCTCGAGACCGCAATCAATGGGTACGAAATTGCGAAGGATCCTGAAGGAACCGGCGAGGGAGATACTTTCATCGTCAGTCCACACGTACTAGCCGATTCCAAAGCCGAGGACGGTGATGACGACTCTTGGGATCCAGGCTCATCAGTCATGCACCTGCACGGCCTATTGCCTCCTGGGGATGAGGCTCGCGGCAAGTTAGTGCTCACCGAAAGCGACTTTCTGTCGGTCGGTCCTCGCGTGAAGCAATTCCTGCTGGCTCGAATGCGGAAGACGGTCACGATTTTCATTGGTGTAAGCCTCACCGATCCAAACCTCGTCGGCCCGTTATGGCAACGTCAAGAGGACGACAACGACTCAGGAGAAAGGACGTTCGTTCTCTCTGTATGCACTTCCAGAAATGCAAGCGCTCACAACGGCATTGACCCTGATACAGCCGAGGCGTATGAAATCAAGAAGGTGGAAGCGTTGGCTCGGGTGCTACCTGTCACACCGATCCTGCTGAAATCGTACGGTCAACAGATTCAGCTCATGAACGAACTTGCATACGTCCTACAGCTCCAACAGGACGAACGCGAAGAGGCGTACATGGACGACGACGAACCTTCGACGTCTGAACGTTACGGGCATCGGTTGACTCGAGTTCTGGAGGCCGCCTATACCAACATCAACTGCTCGCCAGACGAGGATTTCCCCTCGGGTGATCATGCGAAGACCCTCTCGGATCGACTGTTCGCGCCACTAGATGAAGACCAGGACGGCGAGCTAGCCAAGCTGTTAAAAGAAGCGCGGTTCGAACTTCGCGACTCCCACTCGTTACATGAGCGCAGAATCTTCAGGGAGTTCCACCAGGCTTTCGAGGACGAACGGTTTGGGATCTTCCTCTGGCTTCGGTCGCGGACAAACAGCGGCGCCTTTCGTGCCGACTACTCGCTGAGACTGGTGGGAACCTCGGTCTACCAGCATCGTCATGAGTGGTCACTTGACAGGACAGCACCGGTGCGCGCCGGTAGTAGGTTTCCTGCTGCTCGTGCGGAATTCAACGGCACGTTCGCACTTCAGGATGACGAG
The window above is part of the Mycolicibacterium rutilum genome. Proteins encoded here:
- a CDS encoding APC family permease, with translation MGRTVEKPEDTSLLKVLGNWDVLALGFGAMIGFGWVVLTGDWIGSAGTLGAVLAMTAGGVIMAMVGLTYAELTAAIPKAGGEHNFLLRGMGPRWSFIGSWGIVGGYVTIVAFEAVALPRTALYLFPGLNQVRLWDVAGSEVYLTWALVGAIAAVVITTINILGVKMASVAQTFVVVLLLVIALMLVVGSFTGGSTENMQPFVTGGTAGFFAVLVVVPFLFVGFDVIPQSAEEVNVPARQVGRLVVIAVILATIFYLITIVATASSMPAGELAEMDIATADAFGVLFGNDFMAKVLIAGGIAGILTSWNSLLLGASRLMYSMARSGMLPAWFGKLHPRFRTPINALLFIGGLSVLAPFLGEAMLGWLVDSGSPSIVVAYLLVSIVFLILRRREPQMDRPLRVGGRGKAGLVIGGAAVVLCVGLLSLYLPGMPAFLDPQPWILFGAWWLLGVVFLLRIPAGIEPGEDAEHRLLDAINRRPDKR
- a CDS encoding nitroreductase family protein, giving the protein MDDVDAAFPDTSTLERVLDLAANAPSAGNAQPWRWLVGRRGVQLAADWQRRRGDSRSDRGDVLLSCGAVLHHCVVALAAAGWASRVHRFPEAEVLASISLDPRPAGAGSLELAEAISRRRADRRPFRGTLPAGTIEQLVVRAARFDVEVSVVPTARWARLGEAEYALRYDDDGAQQLDEEAAMLVLATGTDNDLARLRAGEALSDLTLAAAALGLVTCPLTEPLRDPRSRLALACEVFDGAAYPQALIRLGQQSVGEPLPPPGRRPVAETTTFALG
- a CDS encoding SIR2 family protein — its product is MHLNYGMHKEKSDSFFESPALSFRSQEDLHSLFDLLLDTEAGFTLVVGAGVSLDAGLPSWGQLIANMVNSSQFEDRWREAAVLDDADLIRKAETVLQMILAKRASTRSQIVRDALYTDRGGNDRPITPGRLADAIARFFLMLKQMGKAVGLVTTNYDTVLETAINGYEIAKDPEGTGEGDTFIVSPHVLADSKAEDGDDDSWDPGSSVMHLHGLLPPGDEARGKLVLTESDFLSVGPRVKQFLLARMRKTVTIFIGVSLTDPNLVGPLWQRQEDDNDSGERTFVLSVCTSRNASAHNGIDPDTAEAYEIKKVEALARVLPVTPILLKSYGQQIQLMNELAYVLQLQQDEREEAYMDDDEPSTSERYGHRLTRVLEAAYTNINCSPDEDFPSGDHAKTLSDRLFAPLDEDQDGELAKLLKEARFELRDSHSLHERRIFREFHQAFEDERFGIFLWLRSRTNSGAFRADYSLRLVGTSVYQHRHEWSLDRTAPVRAGSRFPAARAEFNGTFALQDDEKDSDWQLWRSILAVPISCNITDIERGGETTSRLLADVPIGVITLNSRLLATRSVWQRDDPRSILSAMYAPTFDRLTALLHAVAIAAISSEQP
- a CDS encoding dihydrofolate reductase family protein is translated as MAELLVDFITSLDGYASGEGWPGFWGHEGPEYLAWLGEQPEVTYLMGANTYRLMSGFAAGEVPNGQDEFRPEEEESVDELTQAPKVVFSSTLEEPLTWANSTLVRDDAVEAVRAMKSSGSGLLSTIGSLSLCRSLLRAGLVDRFRVVMFPVITGATGAERIYDGYPDVALDMIEHRTFDGRIQLVEYQPRVLEHPPLGAPA
- the ilvA gene encoding threonine ammonia-lyase, which encodes MTQLISREQIAAAAERLGPVVRRTPVIASRVLSERIGQQVYFKCENLQRTGSFKPRGAYNRIANLSRDERERGVVAASAGNHAQGVAWAATELGIASTVFMPVNVALPKLVATKAYGAQVHLAGETIDDALVAAREYAEHHGAVLIHPFDHADVVAGQGTVGLEIIEQIPDVATIVVPTGGGGLLAGIASAANYLAPQVQVIGVQSASAAAWPSSLAAGQPVRAESMQTMADGIAVALPGVVPYAHVKQFAHSVQTVSEEALSRALLLCMERAKLIVEPAGAAAVAALMTSALDLELHGPVCAVLSGGNIDPLVLTHVLTHGLRAAGRYLAVRVTIPDRPGGLSRLLGVVSETGASVLDVVHSRTTPTLALNEVEVMLTVETRGPAHRQDVLDTLSGAGFTVSV